In Leishmania braziliensis MHOM/BR/75/M2904 complete genome, chromosome 29, a genomic segment contains:
- a CDS encoding ribonuclease inhibitor-like protein, whose product MESAIFTPELAAAPCHANPAVTVTLPVVAATLGGKSLRPAQDDYEAQLYRFKSTKSRAFLQDRQEITTNLPHLLPDGISYAANFVSFDHLRECGALSEMRHNEASITADDLRLLYEARCLDQDLAPSWQREVRFMELISAKCKGNFFCLPENGLGVCCAEALAAALSCNRHYSVLDLSGNRLRDDGARFIAQLIKRNRTLVHIDVASNDIGHVGGVLLARALLENDTVISLDIGARAGTNGNHIGTPGAEAFGEVLRRNKVLARLNVSSNGLGAVGVAFIASALEHSRSLTCLNLSSNNLGFDGARVLASRLEVAHVTRWELPRNYLGDKGGACLLDALAGAIRNGHDVVEYLDLDDNTLGERSAEAVGKVLSASATLVTLRLNGNLLGAGVKAISTGLNENHSLKSLFLRKCSIDQIGAAALGATLYVNYTLGQLDVSNNRVKDGGAVELAKGLAVNKCLTMCNVSSNRIGHVGGLEMAKAIQKNRTLRHLNLRHNLMLEATGEAISDSFRINKTLERLDVSYNDFSYACAMSIERALERNKASNKTLLVPRLQANIDALAPKEKELNRAVEDIELEKRMVRDRGEELMRRGEEARVVAEKLRREITDLERVFEKASALSDAAENLFRLTEDRVTNNLTELKMKRTNIDTRIQQERDRTDRLNREIEKIRRQIKHLEEAENERLAPLLRELEETERDRTREMADAKFEGERLSALELRQKELQIAASRRSAKKK is encoded by the coding sequence ATGGAAAGCGCAATTTTTACACCGGAGCTCGCGGCAGCTCCGTGCCACGCTAATCCGGCCGTAACGGTTACCCTACCGGTTGTCGCTGCGACATTAGGCGGGAAGTCGTTACGGCCGGCACAGGACGATTACGAGGCTCAGTTATACAGATTCAAGAGTACCAAAAGTCGCGCGTTTCTGCAGGATCGCCAGGAAATCACTACAAACCTTCCGCATCTCTTGCCCGACGGCATTTCGTACGCTGCCAACTTTGTCTCCTTTGACCACCTGCGCGAGTGTGGGGCACTCAGTGAGATGCGCCATAATGAGGCGAGCATCACCGCCGACGATTTACGTCTTCTTTACGAGGCTCGGTGTCTAGACCAGGACCTCGCTCCTTCGTGGCAACGAGAGGTGCGGTTCATGGAGCTCATCAGCGCCAAATGCAAAGGCAACTTTTTCTGCTTACCGGAAAACGGACTCGGTGTATGCTGTGCTGAGGCCTTGGCCGCAGCTCTCTCTTGCAACAGGCACTACAGTGTTCTCGATCTCTCGGGCAACCGCCTGCGTGATGACGGCGCGCGCTTCATCGCACAGCTCATCAAGCGAAACCGTACGCTTGTCCATATCGATGTAGCCTCAAATGACATTGGACACGTTGGCGGTGTGCTCTTAGCGCGCGCCCTTCTCGAGAACGACACGGTCATCTCGCTTGACATTGGCGCCCGCGCTGGGACGAACGGCAACCACATTGGTACCCCCGGCGCAGAGGCATTTGGGGAGGTGCTTCGGAGAAACAAGGTACTCGCCAGACTCAACGTGAGCAGCAACGGCCTTGGGGCTGTTGGTGTGGCTTTTATTGCCTCCGCTCTCGAGCACAGCCGCTCCCTCACGTGCCTCAATCTCTCCAGTAACAACCTTGGCTTTGATGGCGCCCGCGTCCTCGCATCGAGGTTGGAGGTCGCACATGTGACACGCTGGGAGCTTCCGCGCAATTACCTAGGCGACAAGGGCGGTGCGTGCCTTCTCGATGCACTGGCAGGGGCAATTCGAAACGGGCATGACGTCGTGGAGTACCTGGATCTGGATGATAACACCCTTGGTGAGCGGAGCGCCGAAGCTGTTGGCAAGGTGCTGTCTGCATCCGCCACGCTCGTCACCTTGCGACTGAACGGCAACCTACTTGGCGCAGGGGTAAAGGCGATTAGTACGGGCCTTAACGAGAATCATAGCCTGaagtctctcttccttcgcaAGTGCTCCATTGATCAGATCGGAGCCGCCGCGCTGGGTGCCACTCTTTACGTGAACTACACACTGGGCCAGCTGGACGTGAGCAACAACCGTGTAAaggatggcggcgctgtggaaTTAGCCAAGGGGCTTGCAGTAAACAAGTGCCTTACGATGTGCAACGTGTCCTCCAATCGCATCGGCCACGTTGGCGGGCTGGAGATGGCAAAGGCTATACAGAAAAACCGaacgctgcgccacctcaaCCTGCGACATAACTTGATGCTGGAGGCCACAGGCGAGGCCATTAGCGATAGCTTCCGCATTAACAAGACCCTTGAGCGCCTCGACGTGTCGTACAACGACTTTTCGTACGCCTGCGCAATGTCAATCGAACGGGCGTTGGAGCGTAACAAGGCATCAAACAAGACGCTGCTTGTTCCAAGGTTGCAGGCGAACATCGACGCCTTGGCGCCCAAGGAGAAGGAACTGAACCGCGCTGTTGAGGACATCGAGCTGGAAAAGCGCATGGTGCGGGACCGCGGTGAGGAGTTGATGCGGCGTGGTGAGGAGGCGCGTGTCGTGGCAGAGAAGCTTCGACGCGAGATTACGGATCTGGAGCGCGTCTTCGAGAAGGCCTCTGCTCTTAGCGACGCCGCAGAGAACCTATTCCGACTAACAGAGGACCGTGTCACAAACAATCTGACAGAGCTCAAAATGAAGCGAACCAACATTGACACCCGCATCcagcaggagagagaccgCACCGATCGACTAAACCGCGAAATAGAGAAAATCCGGCGGCAAATCAAGCACCtagaggaggcagagaacgAGCGTCTGGCGCCGCTTCTGcgtgagctggaggagaccGAGAGGGACCGCACCCGGGAAATGGCCGACGCGAAGTtcgagggggagaggctcTCTGCGTTGGAGCTTCGGCAGAAGGAGCTTCAGATCGCTGCGAGTAGACGCTCTGCCAAGAAAAAGTGA
- a CDS encoding putative actin-like protein, with product MEATYIVDCGHHTLKYAGLSKRNRKAVQVLIKERRSECNAYVTDEERFRQCVPQLLSGELRSDEDLTLILLLDTHHSQKSKATLLYACFEQFGCKKVCLHYTACTGLYAAGETSGVVVDLGYAGVQLTSVHKGAVQTAISTRLSSVGTRSLDDELHRLLHGSATEETLRLVKTHCCSLTERDEMVPELTLPDGSVFPHDDLKRNELHRVTKALLYSTTSSVPETLRMVYQKHSIRFSDSTSWVQLGGGSLISGVDEALTRAMAHPLCRHSAKQLHLKDVTHAPVSGGIILSQLNVFKSMCIGVADYEEYGPDGCLHMQVVDAR from the coding sequence ATGGAGGCCACATACATTGTGGATTGTGGGCATCACACCCTCAAGTACGCCGGGCTCTCAAAGCGGAACCGGAAGGCCGTGCAAGTGCTCATCAAAGAGCGCCGGAGTGAGTGCAATGCCTATGTGACCGATGAGGAGCGGTTTCGACAGTGCGTACCTCAGCTGCTCTCCGGAGAATTGCGCAGTGACGAAGACCTGACGCTCATACTGTTGCTGGATACCCACCACTCGCAGAAATCGAAGGCGACGCTGCTATACGCGTGTTTCGAGCAATTTGGATGCAAGAAGGTTTGTCTTCACTACACCGCCTGCACAGGGCTCTACGCAGCTGGCGAAACCTCCGGGGTAGTGGTGGACCTTGGCTACGCCGGGGTTCAGCTCACTTCAGTACATAAGGGCGCCGTGCAAACGGCCATATCGACGAGACTTTCTTCTGTCGGCACTCGGAGCCTCGACGACGAGCTGCACAGGCTGCTGCACGGCAGCGCGACGGAGGAGACACTTCGACTCGTCAAGACGCACTGCTGCTCATTGACGGAGCGCGACGAGATGGTACCGGAGCTGACGCTGCCGGACGGGTCGGTGTTCCCGCACGATGATCTGAAGAGGAATGAGCTTCACAGAGTCACCAAGGCGCTTCTTTACTCCACCACGTCCTCCGTTCCAGAAACTTTGCGCATGGTTTACCAGAAGCACTCGATTCGTTTCTCCGACTCCACCTCGTGGGTGCAGCTGGGCGGTGGCTCACTGATCAGTGGGGTGGACGAGGCGCTCACGAGAGCAATGGCCCATCCACTTTGCCGCCACTCGGCAAAGCAGCTTCACTTGAAGGACGTCACGCATGCCCCagtcagcggcggcatcaTCCTATCGCAGCTCAACGTCTTCAAGAGCATGTGTATTGGCGTGGCCGACTACGAGGAGTACGGCCCTGACGGCTGTCTCCACATGCAGGTCGTGGACGCCAGGTGA
- a CDS encoding mitochondrial carrier protein-like protein — MSDTTSPTTSAAQHGALQFSMEELAAGGFAGFAEHFVMFPCDTIKTRIQGGHARSIRHVVRHLWSHERLTHLYRGCVPVLVSAIPAHGAYFSVYEALKRLFGDDTNVGIAAAASFATAAHDTVSTPFDVIKQRMQMDRHRCFTSSVECARRIVRSEGVGALFTSLPTTVVMNIPHFSAYWLAYEGFLASRGHGSVRHREDEMTVDYMAAGFVAGACAAVASFPLDTVKTHLQLGHGLGFRHTLSQLIKRHGMRGVFSGVLPRILYTAPSGAIMMVSYETVKNVLVFEKRIL, encoded by the coding sequence ATGTCCGACACCACTtcacccaccacctccgcggcTCAGCATGGGGCGCTCCAGTTTTCAATGGAAGAGCTGGCAGCGGGTGGCTTTGCTGGCTTTGCGGAGCACTTTGTGATGTTTCCCTGCGACACCATCAAGACACGCATTCAGGGCGGGCATGCGCGAAGTATACGACACGTGGTGAGACACTTGTGGAGCCACGAGCGGCTAACGCATCTCTATCGCGGATGCGTGCCGGTTCTCGTCTCAGCGATTCCAGCGCATGGTGCGTACTTCAGCGTGTACGAGGCGCTCAAACGTCTCTTTGGCGACGACACCAATGTGGgcatcgccgcagcggcgtcgttCGCCACGGCTGCCCACGACACGGTGTCTACGCCGTTTGACGTCATCAAGCAGCGCATGCAGATGGACAGACATCGCTGCTTCACGAGCTCCGTCGAGTGCGCTAGGCGGATTGTCAGAAGCGAAGGTGTCGGGGCCCTTTTCACTTCTTTGCCAACGACTGTGGTAATGAATATTCCCCACTTCTCGGCCTACTGGCTCGCTTATGAGGGCTTCCTTGCGTCTCGCGGGCATGGCAGCGTGCGTCATCGCGAAGACGAGATGACGGTAGACTACATGGCCGCCGGGTTTGTAGcaggcgcgtgcgctgctgttgcctcctttccccttgATACTGTCAAGACACATCTCCAGCTCGGACACGGACTCGGCTTCCGGCACACTTTGAGTCAGTTGATCAAGCGTCACGGAATGCGTGGCGTCTTCTCTGGCGTCCTGCCACGCATCCTCTACACAGCTCCTTCTGGTGCCATTATGATGGTGTCGTACGAAACAGTAAAGAACGTGCTCGTATTCGAGAAGCGTATCTTGTAA
- a CDS encoding putative inosine-adenosine-guanosine-nucleoside hydrolase, translating to MSPKPVIIDHDGGHDDLVALALLLGNPESVKVIGCIVTDADCIVDHAFSVSGKLMAMMHATEATGLFPVAKTSFKGVNPFPSEWRWSAKNMDDLPCVNIPEHVTIWNSVRDQNDALVGEEVMAQLVMSSPEKVIICVTGPLSCVAWCIEKYGEEFCKNVEECVIMGGAVDVKGNVFIDGRTDGSAEWNIFWDPAAANTVLMCPHLKKIIFSLDSTNSVPVTSEVVQKFGAQNKYLLSQFVASTWASCTHVELFNPGNGYYAWDVLTAAYVIDRGLAEVEAVPLEVVVEANAPNEGQIRRAADGAALRNTYLAKNTNAELFYRLALDSARRSPV from the coding sequence ATGTCGCCAAAGCCCGTTATTATTGACCATGATGGTGGACACGACGACCTGGTTGCGctagcactgctgctgggcaaTCCGGAGTCAGTGAAGGTGATTGGCTGTATAGTCACGGACGCCGACTGCATCGTGGACCATGCATTCAGTGTATCGGGTAAGTTGATGGCTATGATGCACGCCACGGAAGCGACAGGGCTTTTCCCTGTTGCGAAGACGTCCTTCAAGGGCGTTAACCCGTTCCCGTCggagtggcggtggagcgCGAAAAACATGGATGACCTTCCATGTGTCAACATTCCCGAGCATGTGACCATCTGGAACAGCGTGCGTGACCAGAATGATGCACTAGTGGGTGAGGAGGTTATGGCTCAGCTGGTAATGTCCTCCCCGGAGAAGGTGATAATCTGCGTGACTGGACCGCTCTCGTGTGTGGCGTGGTGCATCGAGAAGTACGGCGAGGAGTTCTGCAAGAATGTGGAGGAGTGCGTCATCATGGGTGGCGCGGTCGACGTGAAGGGCAACGTCTTCATCGACGGCCGAACGGATGGCAGCGCAGAGTGGAATATCTTTTGGGATCCTGCGGCGGCCAACACGGTGCTCATGTGTCCGCACCTCAAGAAGATCATCTTCTCACTCGACTCAACTAACTCAGTGCCGGTGACGTCGGAGGTGGTGCAGAAGTTCGGTGCACAGAACAAGTACTTGCTGTCTCAGTTTGTGGCCTCTACTTGGGCAAGCTGCACGCACGTCGAACTGTTCAACCCCGGTAATGGGTACTATGCATGGGACGTGCTAACAGCTGCCTACGTCATTGATCGAGGGTTGGCTGAAGTGGAGGCAGTGCCGCTCGAAGTGGTGGTCGAGGCCAACGCGCCAAATGAAGGGCAGATCCGCCGGGCTGCCGATGGCGCTGCACTGAGAAACACGTACCTCGCAAAAAACACAAACGCGGAGTTGTTCTATCGACTGGCTCTGGACAGTGCACGACGCTCCCCAGTATAA
- a CDS encoding histone H4, with product MAKGKRSADAKGSQKRQKKVLRDNIRGITRGCVRRMARRGGVKRISGDLYEEVRRVLKAYVEDIVRCSTAYTEYARKKTVTAVDVVNALRKRGHILYGYA from the coding sequence ATGGCCAAGGGTAAGCGCTCCGCTGACGCCAAGGGCAGCCAGAAGCGTCAGAAGAAGGTCCTGCGCGACAACATCCGCGGCATcacgcgcggctgcgtccgccgcatggcgcgccgcggtggcgtgaAGCGCATCTCGGGCGACCtctacgaggaggtgcgccgcgtgctgaAGGCCTACGTGGAGGAcattgtgcgctgcagcacggcctACACCGAGTACGCGCGCAAGAAGACAGTCACGGCGGTCGATGTCGTAAacgcgctgcgcaagcgcggCCACATCCTGTACGGCTACGCGTAA